The following proteins are encoded in a genomic region of Corylus avellana chromosome ca4, CavTom2PMs-1.0:
- the LOC132177738 gene encoding ceramide synthase 1 LOH3-like — protein MGLTETLRSIAWEQESYPAHEDFTILLFFALFFPSVRFFLDRFIFQKLATRCIFGKGDEMPDVETSERRKKIRKFKESAWKCIYYLSAELLALYVTYNEPWFTNTRYFWVGPGDQVWPDQKIKLKLKGLYMYTAGFYAYSIFALIFWETRRSDFGVSMSHHVATLTLIVLSYIFRFARVGSIVLALHDACDVFLEVGKMSKYSGAERIASFSFILFVLSWILLRLMYYPFWVLWSTSYEVTLTLDKEKHPVEGPVYYYVFNTLLFCLLVLHIYWWVLMYRMLVKQIQARGQLSDDVRSDSENEDEHED, from the exons ATGGGTTTGACCGAAACCTTGAGGTCCATCGCTTGGGAGCAAGAATCATACCCGGCACATGAGGATTTCACAATCCTTCTCTTCTTTGCTCTCTTCTTCCCCTCTGTTCGATTTTTCCTCGACAGGTTCATTTTCCAG AAACTGGCCACTCGATGCATTTTTGGAAAGGGAGATGAGATGCCAGATGTTGAGACAAgcgaaagaaggaagaagataaGAAAATTTAAGGAGTCAGCATGGAAATGCATTTATTATCTTTCAGCAGAGCTTCTCGCTTTATATGTAACTTATAATGAGCCTTGGTTTACTAACACAAGATACTTTTGGGTGGGACCAGGAGATCAGGTTTGGCCTGACCAAAAAATTAA GTTGAAATTGAAGGGATTGTATATGTATACGGCTGGATTTTATGCATATTCCatatttgctttgattttctGGGAAACAAGGCGTTCAGACTTTGGGGTTTCCATGAGTCATCATGTTGCAACCCTCACTCTCATTGTGCTATCTTACATTTTTAG GTTTGCCCGTGTTGGTTCAATTGTTTTGGCTCTTCATGATGCTTGTGATGTATTTCTGGAGGTAGGGAAGATGTCCAAATACAGTGGTGCTGAAAGGATAGCtagcttttcatttattctCTTTGTTTTGTCCTGGATCTTACTGCGCCTTATGTACTACCCGTTCTGGGTCCTATGGAGTACTAG CTATGAAGTTACTCTGACCTTGGACAAGGAAAAACACCCAGTGGAGGGACCAGTTTATTATTATGTGTTCAATACTCTTCTATTCTGCTTGCTTGTTCTTCATATTTACTGGTGGGTGTTGATGTACCGGATGCTTGTTAAGCAAATCCAGGCAAGAGGCCAGCTTAGTGACGATGTTCGATCTG attCTGAAAATGAAGATGAGCATGAAGATTGA
- the LOC132179609 gene encoding peroxidase 11, with translation MALFLHSKLLHDHLPFMILVFFSLGACRLHASDPPLTLDYYASTCPTVLETVKKQMECEVQSDPRNAAMMLRLHFHDCFVQGCDGSILLDDTITLEGEKKASANQNSLKGFEIVDRIKNEVESECPGIVSCADILTIAARDAVILVGGPYWDVPLGRKDSVTASHALSDSNLPTPNENLLSVISKFLYQGLSVTDMVALAGAHTIGMARCASFRSRIYGDFAATSGHDPASESHLNSLKSICPPRGADNNITAMDYETPNLFDNSFYHILLKGEGLLNSDQEMYSNVFGIETKQLVQKYAADPIAFFQQFSDSMVKMGNITNLDSFTTGEVRRNCRFVNT, from the exons ATGGCACTTTTCCTACATTCAAAGCTCCTTCATGATCATCTTCCATTCATGATTCTAGTTTTCTTCAGTCTCGGAGCCTGCAGATTGCATGCAAGTGATCCTCCTCTAACGTTGGATTATTACGCATCTACTTGTCCAACTGTGCTCGAAACTGTCAAGAAACAAATGGAATGTGAAGTCCAATCTGATCCACGTAATGCTGCCATGATGCTTCGATTACATTTCCACGACTGCTTCGTTCAG GGATGCGATGGATCAATTTTGCTGGACGATACAATTACATTAGAGGGGGAGAAGAAAGCTTCAGCAAACCAAAACTCTttaaaaggttttgaaattgTTGATAGGATAAAGAACGAGGTTGAATCAGAATGCCCTGGGATTGTATCTTGTGCAGATATTCTCACCATTGCTGCAAGGGATGCTGTCATTCTG GTTGGTGGACCTTATTGGGATGTTCCTCTAGGAAGAAAGGATTCTGTAACGGCTAGTCATGCACTGTCGGACTCGAATCTTCCTACACCAAATGAAAACCTGCTCTCTGTCATTTCCAAGTTTCTTTATCAAGGCCTCTCGGTCACAGACATGGTAGCTCTTGCAG GGGCACATACAATAGGCATGGCACGCTGTGCCAGTTTCAGATCAAGGATCTATGGAGACTTTGCAGCAACTTCAGGGCATGATCCAGCCTCTGAGTCACACCTCAACAGCTTGAAATCTATTTGCCCGCCTAGGGGGGCAGACAATAACATAACAGCCATGGACTATGAAACTCCTAACCTTTTTGACAATTCCTTCTACCATATACTGTTGAAAGGGGAGGGATTGCTAAATTCAGACCAAGAAATGTACTCAAATGTGTTTGGGATTGAAACAAAGCAGCTCGTGCAAAAGTATGCAGCAGACCCTATTGCTTTCTTCCAGCAATTCTCTGATTCAATGGTGAAAATGGGAAATATTACAAACCTAGATAGCTTTACCACTGGAGAAGTTAGAAGAAACTGCAGATTTGTGAACACTTGA